The following are encoded together in the Pedobacter steynii genome:
- a CDS encoding TonB-dependent receptor domain-containing protein, with the protein MNITLYFLIIKYFNKIKPQSLLIAVLLSASCVCSVSGSTKAQNKAESRVSLKLLNVNLIKGLSTLEDKAGCIINYNPAIFKREHHISIDVKDMPVAQVVKKMLEGTGVAYKINDPNTILLYKLPDPVKPGKISGKILDEKGEPLPGAGIKVVELNRTASTGVDGSFSISVDPGTYTVEIRYVSYQPRRVTEVIVKSGENIPLNVSMKPASETLTGVVITGGYKKTSAEGLLARQKNAAEMSNGISAEQISRTPDRNIGESLKRISGVSTADNKFVIVRGIGERYNAALLDGTPLPSTEAQSRNFSFDLIPSGLVDNVVVSKTVTPDMNTSFGGGLIQVSTKDMPDENFVTFAIGNSYNDRTTGNSFYSHKRGKYDFLGFDDGRRSAPDNLLPTNPSVNQSLTPAELQQRVDDQSRRFTNDNFTLYKNSAPVNQSYQFTIGQKFDLDTAKKAKLGFTGAITYRNGQSIENYDNFRRGNWNLAANNYGNSYSYNTTWGGLLNVGLQLGIHRLSLRNTYTRMFSNKLFRTYGYNADVSNEEIASRPPFIRENDDPTFTGLLQNKLSGQHQLGKIKLEWDAARTAVTREEKDLITAEQAPELIEGQYQYFYYPGNFSEPKTSPMSRQYYKNNEKHYTWNIAGTLPFNIGPLRNTVKIGYYGNRKKGGFDWTILPLTVNSSKLNPALKYITVAEMQKPENVGAEGYMYQLYFMDRFSGKSTTDAGYLMFDNRLAEKWRLIWGLRGEYFKYTPITNPSNGGSRVPYTQQRDPAWRWLPSANLTYSMNSQINIRGAWSVTVVRPELLDNSQFFRYVPELDGDMTNGGITSTKITSYDLRGEWFPGLGEVFSIGGFYKYFDKPVELSQTEGANTYYLLSNSDYAKVYGLEFEFRKKLDFFDSQEWLQNFTLYGNLTLQKSRVQGRRRVIDLITNEETYILEKLNRPMYGQSPYLLNMGLQYQGDRFGANLMYNKSGRKTYIVSAGPQSIDYEMPRSMVDAQVSYRLMKNKMQLKFNVANLFDQASTFYKNTPDSNAEKVPGYAPGKSDNYEPGERITQRTYFGRTFSLQLNYNF; encoded by the coding sequence ATGAATATAACGCTATACTTTTTAATAATAAAATACTTTAACAAAATTAAACCTCAATCACTTCTGATTGCTGTCCTGCTTTCAGCCAGTTGTGTATGCAGCGTTTCAGGGAGCACTAAAGCACAGAATAAAGCAGAAAGCAGGGTCAGCCTGAAGCTGTTGAACGTTAACCTGATTAAAGGACTTAGCACCTTAGAAGATAAAGCCGGTTGTATCATCAATTATAACCCTGCTATTTTTAAAAGAGAACATCATATCAGTATCGATGTAAAAGATATGCCTGTTGCGCAGGTGGTAAAAAAAATGCTGGAAGGAACCGGTGTTGCTTATAAAATCAATGACCCTAATACCATTCTTTTATATAAACTTCCGGATCCGGTAAAACCAGGAAAAATCAGTGGTAAAATCCTGGACGAAAAAGGAGAGCCATTGCCAGGCGCCGGGATTAAGGTTGTAGAACTGAATCGTACGGCAAGTACAGGAGTAGATGGCTCGTTTAGCATCAGTGTTGATCCGGGTACTTACACCGTAGAAATACGTTATGTGAGTTATCAGCCCAGAAGAGTAACCGAGGTGATCGTTAAATCAGGAGAGAATATTCCCTTGAATGTAAGTATGAAACCAGCCTCGGAAACATTAACGGGAGTGGTTATTACGGGTGGATACAAGAAAACATCTGCTGAAGGGCTGCTGGCACGTCAAAAAAATGCCGCCGAAATGAGTAATGGTATCAGCGCTGAGCAAATCAGCCGTACGCCAGACAGGAATATTGGCGAGAGTTTGAAACGAATCAGCGGAGTAAGTACTGCTGACAATAAGTTTGTTATTGTGCGTGGTATCGGAGAGCGCTATAATGCTGCATTGCTGGACGGAACTCCTTTACCAAGTACGGAGGCTCAAAGCCGTAATTTCTCTTTTGATCTGATCCCTTCAGGATTGGTAGATAATGTAGTGGTCAGTAAAACGGTAACCCCGGATATGAATACCAGCTTTGGGGGGGGCCTGATTCAGGTCAGCACTAAGGATATGCCGGATGAAAACTTTGTCACCTTTGCAATAGGAAATTCTTATAATGACCGGACAACCGGAAATTCATTTTATAGTCATAAGCGGGGTAAATACGATTTTCTTGGATTTGATGATGGCAGACGTAGTGCACCAGATAATTTATTGCCTACCAATCCTAGTGTAAACCAATCTTTAACACCTGCAGAGCTTCAGCAACGTGTGGATGACCAGAGCAGACGCTTTACAAATGATAATTTTACGCTTTATAAGAACAGTGCACCAGTTAACCAAAGTTATCAGTTTACGATAGGGCAAAAATTTGATCTCGATACGGCTAAAAAAGCTAAACTTGGTTTTACCGGCGCGATCACATACAGGAATGGTCAGAGCATAGAAAACTATGATAACTTCCGACGTGGTAACTGGAATTTAGCGGCCAATAATTATGGCAATAGTTATAGTTATAACACCACCTGGGGTGGATTATTAAATGTGGGCCTTCAATTGGGTATACATCGTTTAAGTCTGAGAAATACTTATACCAGAATGTTCAGCAATAAATTATTCAGAACCTATGGATATAATGCTGACGTTTCTAATGAAGAAATTGCAAGCCGGCCACCATTTATCCGTGAAAATGATGATCCTACATTTACTGGTTTATTGCAAAATAAACTATCAGGACAGCATCAGCTTGGTAAAATAAAGCTGGAATGGGATGCTGCAAGGACAGCAGTAACCAGAGAAGAAAAGGACTTGATCACCGCAGAACAGGCGCCTGAATTAATCGAAGGTCAATATCAATATTTCTATTACCCGGGTAATTTTTCTGAACCGAAGACTTCTCCGATGTCCCGACAGTATTATAAAAATAACGAAAAACATTATACCTGGAATATTGCCGGAACATTGCCATTTAATATCGGACCATTGCGCAATACGGTTAAAATAGGATATTATGGAAATAGAAAAAAAGGAGGTTTTGACTGGACTATACTTCCTCTGACTGTGAATAGCAGTAAATTAAACCCCGCATTAAAATATATAACCGTAGCGGAGATGCAAAAGCCTGAAAACGTAGGTGCTGAAGGTTATATGTATCAGCTCTATTTTATGGACAGGTTTTCCGGAAAGAGTACCACTGATGCAGGTTACTTAATGTTTGATAACCGGTTGGCAGAGAAGTGGCGATTAATATGGGGCCTTCGTGGAGAGTATTTTAAATATACACCTATTACTAATCCAAGCAATGGTGGGTCACGGGTACCTTATACCCAACAACGTGATCCGGCATGGAGATGGCTACCTTCAGCAAACCTGACCTACAGTATGAATTCCCAGATTAATATCAGAGGAGCATGGTCAGTTACTGTTGTACGTCCGGAATTGCTAGACAATAGCCAATTTTTCAGATATGTTCCGGAATTGGATGGTGATATGACCAATGGTGGAATAACCAGCACAAAAATTACCAGCTATGATCTTCGCGGTGAATGGTTCCCAGGGCTTGGTGAAGTGTTTTCAATAGGAGGATTTTATAAGTATTTTGATAAACCTGTAGAGTTAAGTCAGACGGAAGGAGCGAATACTTATTATTTATTGTCAAATTCTGATTATGCCAAAGTTTATGGACTTGAATTTGAATTCCGTAAAAAACTAGACTTTTTTGATTCACAGGAATGGCTTCAGAATTTCACCTTATACGGAAACCTGACCTTACAGAAATCCAGGGTTCAGGGAAGGAGGAGAGTTATTGATCTGATCACAAACGAAGAAACTTATATACTGGAAAAGTTAAATCGTCCAATGTATGGTCAAAGTCCATATCTGCTCAATATGGGACTTCAATATCAGGGAGATCGTTTCGGCGCTAACCTGATGTATAATAAAAGCGGAAGGAAAACCTATATCGTTAGTGCCGGACCTCAGTCCATTGATTATGAAATGCCCAGAAGCATGGTTGATGCACAGGTAAGTTATAGATTGATGAAAAATAAGATGCAGTTGAAGTTCAATGTCGCGAACCTATTTGATCAGGCTTCTACTTTTTATAAAAATACGCCAGACTCCAATGCAGAAAAAGTGCCGGGCTATGCTCCTGGAAAGTCTGATAATTATGAGCCGGGTGAAAGAATTACGCAGCGAACTTATTTTGGAAGGACATTTAGCTTACAGCTAAACTATAATTTTTAA
- a CDS encoding FecR family protein yields the protein MNTNEEAKKLFKLYLEGNTSPEQEEELFSFIRKQEDMDESFKEVTEHAWNEDNNWRDDSLSAQVELQSVWTKIGEEEESLKKANSSWLKYAASFILVCAAALGWYSVKTETREENQQVVLMTRITGRGERVKLLLPDSSVVYLNAVSKLSFPQHFEKGKNREIHLEGEAFFEVKQDASRPFIVHSGHLQTRVLGTSFNVDAYPESKRFSVSVRTGKVGVSSSDKGKLKHLSFLTPGKNLIYQLGDSSYAVNEGRPADFNSWTENRFIFKNELLGVMLTRLERSYNVSFKVKNEKILKCRFNATFYNKNIKQITEQLHTMSSGKIHYEFNAPKTIITLWGEDCQ from the coding sequence GTGAATACTAACGAAGAAGCAAAGAAATTATTTAAACTTTATCTGGAAGGGAATACCAGTCCTGAACAGGAGGAAGAATTGTTTTCGTTTATACGGAAACAGGAAGATATGGATGAATCTTTTAAGGAGGTTACTGAGCATGCCTGGAATGAAGATAACAACTGGAGGGATGATTCTTTATCAGCTCAGGTTGAGCTTCAGTCCGTATGGACAAAAATAGGGGAGGAAGAAGAGTCCCTCAAAAAGGCAAATTCTTCCTGGTTAAAGTATGCGGCTTCCTTCATTTTGGTTTGTGCAGCGGCTTTAGGTTGGTATTCCGTTAAGACAGAAACCAGGGAAGAAAACCAACAGGTGGTTTTAATGACCAGAATCACTGGACGCGGAGAAAGGGTCAAACTGTTGCTTCCGGACAGCTCTGTGGTTTATTTAAATGCAGTAAGTAAGCTTAGCTTTCCCCAGCATTTTGAGAAAGGTAAAAACAGGGAAATTCATTTGGAAGGAGAGGCCTTCTTTGAAGTGAAGCAGGATGCCAGTCGCCCGTTCATTGTCCATAGCGGACATTTGCAAACCAGAGTATTGGGGACCTCATTTAATGTGGATGCCTATCCGGAGAGCAAACGTTTCAGTGTCTCTGTACGTACAGGTAAAGTTGGTGTATCTTCTTCAGATAAAGGAAAGCTGAAACACCTCTCTTTTCTGACTCCAGGCAAGAATCTGATCTATCAGTTGGGCGATTCCAGTTATGCTGTAAACGAAGGACGCCCCGCAGACTTTAACAGCTGGACAGAAAACCGGTTTATTTTTAAGAATGAGTTATTGGGGGTGATGCTGACCCGTCTGGAGAGAAGCTATAATGTGAGCTTTAAGGTGAAAAATGAAAAAATATTGAAATGTCGTTTCAATGCTACTTTTTATAATAAAAATATCAAGCAGATTACGGAGCAGCTGCATACCATGAGTAGTGGCAAAATACACTATGAATTTAATGCACCTAAAACAATAATTACTTTATGGGGGGAGGACTGTCAATGA
- a CDS encoding RNA polymerase sigma-70 factor — MKQLDKSLLEKLVVLLREGDTAAFNELYYRYKGKVHQFAYRFVRCSESAAELTQLVFVRLWKYKHTIDASKDFDAFLLTITRNLVFKEFQRKAKASAYQNEILKIEQVYDPIASFMDLRDYRNLAEKAINSLPPQSKKVFKLSREEGATYEHISNELNISRNTVHSHMAKSLSHIRQYFKIHTPETVLVLFTVFTIS, encoded by the coding sequence TTGAAACAGTTAGACAAATCCTTGCTTGAGAAATTGGTTGTTTTGCTTCGTGAAGGTGATACGGCTGCTTTTAATGAATTATATTATCGTTATAAGGGAAAGGTGCACCAGTTTGCCTATCGCTTTGTAAGGTGTTCCGAATCAGCTGCTGAGTTGACACAACTGGTTTTTGTACGCTTATGGAAATATAAACATACGATAGATGCGTCCAAAGATTTTGATGCTTTTTTATTAACCATTACCAGAAACCTGGTATTTAAAGAATTTCAACGGAAAGCGAAGGCTAGTGCTTATCAGAATGAAATACTAAAGATAGAACAGGTTTATGATCCTATTGCCAGTTTTATGGATTTAAGGGACTATCGTAACCTTGCTGAAAAAGCAATCAATAGTTTACCACCACAAAGTAAAAAGGTCTTTAAGCTAAGCCGGGAGGAAGGTGCAACTTACGAGCACATTTCTAACGAATTGAATATTTCCAGAAACACTGTACATAGTCATATGGCAAAGTCTTTAAGCCATATCAGACAATATTTTAAAATCCATACGCCGGAAACTGTACTTGTTTTATTTACAGTATTTACCATTTCCTAA
- a CDS encoding S41 family peptidase, with amino-acid sequence MKIQDSRINQLIRLIIPGFFMGFILMIGACKKDNAKREYPQGSNEQVNTWILDSLRRYYYWADQLPSKPDLAQVPGTFFSSVRNTADRFSQLYLPDQAGAPSSRSLYGFEYAIIQEPVTGRVFGLIKCVLKGSPAERYGLKRGNYISKVNGKSFTNSNARAFDQELLNGRNTKLMLAEFKEGQYIDQSELNMIAGLTFEQPAVHEVIEREKLKIGYVYIDGFSAGISGTLIPVFSAFKSSGISDLIIDLRYNSGGDVSEAAALCAMIAPGINYDTDFITYKGNKNGGTRKESIGAAATFDQRVDFNTLLQSNLSLKRVFVLATGATASASEVFINNLKPYMQVRVIGEKTVGKDEASFLIRDQRIPRQVNWEMYPIIYKLFNAQGQGGYSAGINPDIEMSEFTVLPLVPFGNINDALLSKALDQISAQKKISGKLSAVNEAGTVQKKMLVLSDSHVSKAVHSMVFTHR; translated from the coding sequence ATGAAGATTCAAGACAGCAGGATTAATCAATTGATCAGACTGATTATTCCGGGATTTTTTATGGGATTCATCCTGATGATTGGGGCCTGCAAAAAGGACAATGCAAAAAGAGAATATCCTCAGGGAAGTAATGAGCAGGTCAATACCTGGATTCTTGACAGTTTAAGACGATACTATTATTGGGCTGATCAGTTGCCCTCAAAGCCTGATCTGGCCCAGGTTCCAGGTACATTTTTCAGTTCGGTAAGAAACACAGCAGACCGCTTTTCCCAGCTTTATTTGCCTGATCAGGCGGGTGCGCCAAGTTCCCGTTCCTTATATGGCTTTGAATATGCAATAATTCAGGAGCCGGTAACCGGGCGGGTTTTTGGTCTGATAAAGTGCGTCCTAAAGGGATCTCCTGCAGAAAGATATGGCCTGAAAAGAGGTAACTATATCAGTAAAGTTAACGGAAAGAGTTTTACGAACAGCAACGCCAGGGCATTTGATCAGGAACTGCTCAATGGCAGGAATACGAAACTTATGCTGGCGGAATTTAAAGAAGGACAGTATATTGATCAATCCGAATTGAATATGATTGCTGGTTTGACTTTTGAACAGCCGGCAGTCCATGAGGTGATAGAAAGAGAGAAGCTGAAAATAGGCTACGTTTATATAGATGGTTTTTCTGCAGGTATTTCAGGTACATTAATTCCGGTTTTTTCAGCATTTAAAAGTTCGGGCATTTCAGATCTGATTATAGATTTGCGGTATAATTCAGGTGGAGATGTATCTGAAGCGGCCGCTTTGTGTGCCATGATTGCACCCGGAATAAACTATGATACAGATTTCATCACTTATAAAGGAAATAAGAACGGTGGAACGAGAAAGGAATCAATCGGAGCAGCGGCAACCTTTGATCAGCGAGTGGATTTTAACACCCTTCTTCAAAGCAACCTGAGCCTAAAACGGGTTTTTGTCCTGGCTACCGGAGCTACTGCATCTGCATCAGAGGTATTCATCAATAACCTCAAACCCTATATGCAAGTGAGGGTCATTGGAGAAAAAACTGTGGGTAAAGATGAGGCCAGTTTCTTAATCCGGGATCAGAGAATACCCAGACAGGTAAATTGGGAGATGTATCCAATCATCTATAAGCTGTTCAATGCACAGGGGCAGGGAGGCTATAGTGCGGGAATCAATCCTGATATAGAAATGAGTGAATTTACCGTACTTCCTTTAGTTCCGTTCGGAAATATAAATGATGCTTTATTGAGCAAGGCCCTGGATCAGATTTCAGCTCAGAAAAAAATATCCGGAAAACTTTCTGCTGTAAATGAGGCTGGAACCGTTCAGAAGAAGATGCTGGTTCTTTCTGATAGTCATGTTAGTAAAGCGGTACACAGCATGGTCTTTACACACCGTTAA
- a CDS encoding GNAT family N-acetyltransferase, which translates to MQTNIVTERLFINDITLDDKVFMLELLNTDGWKRFIGDRNVNNEEEASAYIQKIIDNPKFGYFTVRLKEEGTTIGMVSMIRRDYFEHDDIGFAFLPVYEGKGYAYEAASAVLNHPSTLSAHSRILATALKTNKSSVRLLERLGLVFDREINVENKELLLYSIEIDQLLLNQLTSRFFSVFSNVNHQKPDWESIPEICLTESTFIKKSGLDEEIYNLNAFIEPRRQILSDGTLTGFAESEINHKTGIYGNIAQRYSTYEKSGTLNGIPFKATGNKIFQFIKTRKGWKISSVVWEDFNLL; encoded by the coding sequence ATGCAAACTAATATAGTTACGGAACGACTTTTTATTAATGACATCACTTTGGATGACAAGGTGTTTATGCTGGAGCTTTTAAATACCGATGGTTGGAAACGATTTATTGGAGATAGAAACGTCAATAATGAAGAGGAGGCGAGTGCCTATATTCAGAAAATTATAGATAATCCTAAATTCGGTTATTTCACCGTCAGGTTGAAAGAAGAAGGTACCACGATTGGGATGGTGAGCATGATCAGACGTGATTATTTCGAACATGATGATATTGGGTTTGCTTTTCTTCCTGTATACGAAGGTAAGGGATATGCTTATGAAGCAGCATCAGCGGTGCTGAACCATCCATCAACACTTAGTGCACATAGCCGGATTCTGGCAACAGCATTAAAAACAAACAAGAGTTCTGTCCGGCTTTTAGAACGCTTAGGTCTGGTGTTTGATCGGGAGATCAATGTTGAAAATAAAGAGCTTTTGCTTTACTCCATTGAAATTGATCAGTTGTTACTAAACCAGCTTACCAGTCGTTTCTTTTCTGTTTTCAGTAATGTAAATCATCAGAAGCCAGACTGGGAATCTATCCCCGAAATTTGTTTGACGGAAAGCACCTTTATCAAAAAAAGCGGACTGGATGAAGAAATTTATAATCTGAACGCTTTTATTGAACCCCGCCGGCAAATACTTTCTGACGGAACTTTAACCGGTTTTGCTGAAAGTGAAATCAACCACAAGACCGGCATTTACGGAAATATTGCTCAGCGATATTCAACATATGAGAAAAGCGGCACATTAAACGGAATTCCATTTAAAGCTACCGGAAATAAGATTTTTCAGTTCATTAAAACCAGAAAGGGTTGGAAAATCAGCTCGGTAGTCTGGGAGGATTTTAATCTGCTGTAA
- a CDS encoding alpha/beta hydrolase, whose amino-acid sequence MKQLLLFFFSFIFFGNQVNGQSSSHSEKVISKAFTLGKTDEIRSAVLSETRILNIYLPQGYSADSATTYPVIYLLDGSANEDFIHVSGLVQFFNLTEMMPKSIVVGIANVDRKRDFTFPTTVAKDKEDFPTTGKSANFIKFLSKEAQPYIEKNYKTNASKTLIGQSLGGLLATEILFKEPGLFNNYLIISPSLWWDNESLLTQSSGLSKSFPGKKVKVYVAVGKEGKIMEEDAKKLSEVLKDLNHAQLKVDFAFFPEATHADVLHMALYKGFQLLNQKN is encoded by the coding sequence ATGAAACAATTGTTGCTATTTTTTTTCTCTTTTATTTTTTTCGGTAATCAGGTTAATGGGCAGAGTTCTTCCCATTCGGAGAAGGTGATTAGTAAGGCTTTCACATTAGGCAAAACCGACGAAATACGGTCAGCTGTACTTTCAGAAACAAGAATTCTGAATATTTATTTACCTCAGGGCTATAGTGCAGATTCAGCAACTACTTATCCGGTGATTTATTTACTGGATGGATCGGCAAATGAAGATTTTATACATGTGTCTGGATTGGTTCAGTTCTTTAATCTGACGGAGATGATGCCGAAATCAATTGTGGTGGGGATTGCGAATGTAGACAGGAAAAGAGATTTCACTTTCCCTACTACGGTGGCAAAGGATAAGGAAGATTTTCCTACGACGGGTAAATCTGCAAACTTTATCAAGTTCCTGAGTAAGGAGGCACAACCTTATATTGAAAAAAATTATAAAACCAATGCTTCCAAAACATTGATCGGACAATCGCTGGGAGGGCTGTTGGCTACAGAGATTTTGTTCAAAGAACCTGGTTTGTTTAATAATTATCTGATTATAAGCCCAAGTTTATGGTGGGATAATGAATCCCTGTTGACCCAATCCTCTGGTTTATCGAAATCTTTTCCAGGTAAAAAAGTTAAGGTCTATGTTGCAGTAGGTAAGGAGGGCAAAATTATGGAAGAAGATGCAAAAAAGTTGTCTGAGGTGCTAAAGGATCTCAATCATGCACAATTAAAAGTAGATTTTGCATTCTTTCCTGAGGCAACACATGCAGACGTATTGCATATGGCGTTATATAAAGGATTCCAATTATTAAATCAAAAAAATTAA
- a CDS encoding ketopantoate reductase family protein, with amino-acid sequence MKTKEITIIGLGGVGGYFGFKLAQKYLSDESVNISFIAREQTYKTVKENGLTLLSAEHENSVAHSKQIYKSIEELPETDIFVVCVKEYDLENICQQLKNRVNDETVILPLMNGVDIYERIRKIIPNGIVLPSCVYVASHIKEKGTVEHKGNPGKIVMGKDPKNPEYDAQEIANLLKAAGIDLDYKENSFPDIWTKYFFIASFGLVTARYNKSIGQVVEEPALHNRAALIMKEIEAIAEKKEISIPEDIIEKTFQKAASFPYHTPTSLQLDVQSGKENTELELFAGAIIDYGKVLAVPVLETQLIYDEIASGILCPFLP; translated from the coding sequence ATGAAAACAAAAGAGATCACAATTATAGGTCTTGGTGGTGTTGGAGGTTATTTCGGGTTTAAGCTGGCACAGAAATATTTGTCTGATGAATCTGTAAACATTTCTTTTATTGCCAGAGAGCAGACCTATAAGACGGTCAAAGAGAATGGATTGACTTTGCTTTCAGCAGAACATGAAAATTCGGTTGCCCATTCAAAACAGATTTACAAAAGCATTGAAGAATTGCCAGAGACGGATATATTCGTCGTATGTGTAAAGGAATATGACCTGGAAAATATTTGTCAGCAATTAAAAAACAGGGTCAATGACGAGACCGTAATTTTACCCTTAATGAATGGAGTGGATATATATGAAAGAATCCGTAAAATTATTCCGAATGGGATTGTACTTCCCTCCTGTGTATATGTGGCCTCCCATATTAAAGAAAAGGGAACGGTAGAACATAAAGGCAATCCAGGCAAAATAGTGATGGGAAAAGACCCTAAAAATCCAGAATATGATGCTCAGGAAATTGCAAACCTGCTGAAGGCAGCCGGCATTGACCTCGACTATAAAGAAAACTCTTTCCCTGATATCTGGACAAAATATTTCTTTATCGCCAGTTTCGGTTTAGTTACCGCAAGATACAACAAATCAATCGGACAGGTAGTTGAAGAACCGGCATTGCATAACAGGGCGGCTTTGATTATGAAAGAAATCGAGGCAATCGCTGAAAAGAAGGAAATTTCCATACCTGAGGATATTATCGAAAAAACCTTCCAGAAAGCAGCTTCCTTTCCTTACCATACCCCCACTTCCCTGCAACTGGATGTACAGTCCGGAAAGGAAAATACAGAACTGGAACTTTTTGCCGGAGCCATCATTGACTATGGAAAAGTGTTGGCGGTCCCTGTTCTGGAAACTCAACTGATATACGATGAAATCGCTTCGGGGATCCTCTGTCCGTTCCTGCCCTGA
- a CDS encoding helix-turn-helix domain-containing protein, with translation MKNERPNKRKGGTEWNHSESLRVQIALEYLDGDFSQVQIERKYGLSPNTVYRFVSWYKSNHNHLMPEAVNVAEELPFSAKERRELKKRLALSELKVAVLEKVIAIANEEYGTDLKKKAATK, from the coding sequence ATGAAAAATGAACGTCCAAACAAAAGAAAAGGAGGCACAGAGTGGAATCATTCCGAGAGTCTTAGAGTACAGATCGCCTTAGAGTATCTTGATGGTGATTTTAGCCAGGTTCAAATAGAACGTAAGTATGGGTTATCGCCCAATACGGTTTATAGATTCGTATCTTGGTACAAAAGTAATCATAACCATCTTATGCCAGAAGCCGTCAACGTAGCTGAAGAGCTGCCTTTCAGCGCTAAAGAACGAAGAGAGCTGAAAAAGCGGCTGGCCTTATCAGAACTGAAGGTCGCCGTGCTGGAAAAAGTGATTGCCATTGCTAATGAGGAATATGGTACAGATCTTAAAAAAAAAGCTGCTACCAAGTGA
- a CDS encoding IS3 family transposase: MISELRGTRKYYSIALLCATFDYTRQAWYNHLKSVELHLLEEHIVLEKIIEIRKALPKTGCIKLYKELNNGFLQAHGITMGRDAVFEFVRSNGMLIKTKKKWVRTTNSFHRFKVHPDLVQRRPAIHAEEIWVSDITYLRTSTCFLYLSLITDAYSRKIVGHHLATDLKAIGCIKALNLALKGRLYPNRPLIHHSDRGTQYCCDDYVTMLKDNGIQISMTQTGSPYDNAIAERVNGILKMELGLEKTFKNVAQAKVSVELAMDKYNNLRMHSSCEFQTPQLTHMVENIVPKQQKTQSLLPM; the protein is encoded by the coding sequence GTGATCTCAGAACTCAGAGGCACCCGCAAATACTATAGCATAGCTCTTCTTTGCGCCACATTTGATTATACCAGGCAAGCCTGGTATAATCATCTAAAAAGTGTTGAATTGCATCTTCTGGAGGAGCATATTGTACTTGAAAAAATCATTGAGATCCGTAAAGCGCTTCCTAAAACAGGATGCATAAAGTTGTATAAAGAACTCAATAATGGCTTTTTACAGGCCCATGGTATCACTATGGGAAGAGATGCGGTATTTGAATTCGTACGTTCTAATGGAATGTTGATCAAGACAAAAAAGAAATGGGTTCGTACAACAAATTCTTTTCACCGGTTTAAAGTTCATCCTGATCTGGTGCAGCGCAGGCCAGCGATACATGCTGAAGAAATATGGGTAAGCGATATTACTTATCTGCGTACCAGTACTTGTTTTCTTTATTTATCACTAATCACAGATGCCTATTCAAGAAAGATCGTAGGTCATCATTTGGCGACTGATTTAAAGGCAATCGGATGTATTAAAGCATTAAATCTAGCCTTAAAAGGAAGATTGTATCCAAACAGACCCCTTATTCATCACTCAGACAGAGGAACTCAATATTGTTGCGATGACTATGTGACCATGCTTAAAGACAATGGAATACAAATCAGTATGACTCAGACAGGCAGTCCATATGATAATGCAATAGCAGAAAGAGTGAATGGAATACTGAAAATGGAACTAGGGTTGGAAAAGACCTTTAAAAATGTAGCCCAGGCGAAAGTATCAGTAGAACTGGCTATGGATAAATACAATAATTTAAGAATGCATTCCAGTTGCGAATTCCAAACCCCACAGCTGACTCACATGGTGGAGAATATCGTTCCAAAACAACAAAAAACACAATCCTTACTGCCTATGTAA